The sequence tatatatatatatatatatatatatatatatatatatatatatatatatataaatatatatatatatatgtcgtacctagtagccagaactcacttctcagcctactatgcaaggcccgatttgcctaataagccaagttttcatgaattaattgtttttcggctaccgaacctacctaacctaactttttcggctacataacccaacctaacttatagagataggttaggttaggttaggtagggttggttaggttcggtcatatatctacgttaattttaactccaatgaaaaaaaattgaactcatacataatgaaatgggtagctttatcatttcataagaaaaaatttagagaaaatatattaattcaggaaaacttggcttattaggcaaatcgggccatgcatagtaggctgagaagtgagttctggctactaggtacgacatatatatatatatatatatgtcgtacctagtagccagaacgtacttctcagcctataatgcaacgcccgatttgcctaataagccaagttttcatgaattaattgtttttcgactacctaacctaacctaacctaactttttcggctatctaacccaacctaacctataaagataggttaggtagggttggttaggttcgatcatatatctacgttaattttaactcaaataaaaaaatattgacctcatacataatgaaatgggtagctttataatttcataagaaaaaaattagaaaaaatatattaattcaggaaaatttggcttattaggcaaatcgggccttgcatattaggctgagaagtgcgttctggctactaggtacgacatatatatatatatatatatatatatatatatatatatatatatatatatatatatatatatatatatatatatatatatatatgtcgtacctaatagccagaacgcacttctcagcctactatgcaaggcccgatttgcctaataagccaagttttcatgaattaatgttttttcgtctacctaacctacctaacctaacctaacctagctttttttggctacctaacctaaccttacctataaatataggttaggttaggttaggtagggttggttaggttcggtcatatatctacgttaattttaactacaataaaaaaaaattgacctcatacataatgaaatgggtagctttatcatttcgtaagaaaaaaattagaaaaaatatattaattcaggaaaacttggcttattaggcaaatcgggccttgaatagtaggccaaaaagtgagttctggctactaggtacgacatatatatatatatatatatatatatatatatatatatattatatatatataatatatatatattgtgacgataatctccttcaagagattgagcctgctcttccctccaaaattacgtcttcacaattatataaaaagactatggaagaaatgtccaacaacaacgacaacaacaccagcaccagcaaggcttgccagggtgagcagaaacgtatgcatccagccacctgttcgaactccaaccaccaaactacccgttgatcgctacggctccgctgattggtcgccggtctggctgcacctgcactcgcccccaatactacctgatgtctggggtcgccccaacatcagtcctcagaatgttccgtgctttcgtagccagcactcctcccagctagactctagagtgtactgagagaggtggtggctttaagccaatattccagcacctcccacttaacttttgtgttgcacttcttattattttgccttaacgtaactttcattgtgtcatttaagtattcttattattttgattcattgattttattatacatatttgtttgtgcattattttcatgttttgatttatttaacgtaattaaaatttcattgttaaagttttacttgtgttttgtgtgtcttctccttaccttaccacagacgaagttccagtttttctatttttttttataactatgtgacgaggccatacccctagccttaaacagccgaacaccaacgcgttaccgtcacaagttatatgggggcctgtccgggagcctcactcaggtactggtgccaagtggtaatttatggtaagcgtatttaactttgttaacgtagctttactatttttcattcaatttcattttttataaggtgcggtgtattgtgcattacgagagtaacatatagtgaaggtgagacaactttggattacgtggtgactgtaggccgcagtcatactcttaattggtcatctctccctccttgttattactcgtatttaccatctatgtcccttgaatatttctcattctgacagatcatcatattggtaccctggtactgtggtctgccccgggtcaagagtacccaatcttctgcaatctgactgtaggaggacaaagagggccatagttcctctagctcgaactttagttgctgaattgggacctcagcagcagttctcgtcaccagttgacacctcgcacccctacacgtcagtcagagatgatgatacatacaacggtagggaattagcttattttttcagagcacaaaagttcgctaattctgtaagtatcatattaaattcagtgggaaaaacttgctttatgtcctatagagacttggcaaggtatgcctacatccttggactaccaattttacttttgaagcatttaactgtttcatttgttttcgaaactttgtttcatttgttagtaggattttcttgcccttattctcttacatgagtaccgggtacaagatttcctgcgcccttgatttcatttaatcatttaatatctttcacttaacgttaattgttaaagatcacacaggataggtaccagttgccacgttgtcctgtttctgacatttcattattgaacattcgtgtacctttatttgctaatttcaccatgtttcttctccaaactttccgtgcaaatccagcaggtgaaataggaactttaagtcgtgccaagaggactgaactacaaactcttgcacatgagtatcaactagaagttccctaccaagccaacaaaaatgacctacacaacctgttgctggattactatttagagcaaggtaagatagactctgaaactcatgaaacttactatattgcagataaaactgacttggcaacgatgaaacttaaactagagctggctaagattgaacgtgagcagcaaagggaagccctcgaacaacaagaacgagcagctgccatacgaagagaagaacaagaacgcgaagctgctttgaggagagacgaacaagaacgcgaagctgctttgaggagagacgaacaagaacgcgaagctgctttgaggagggaagaacaagaacgagaaatcaccctcagagaacgtgaagctgctttgaggagagaagaacacgaacgcgaggtcgcattactccgtgaacgtgaacgagtacagcttgaaaccaaacaacgcgagttggaaatacaacgcgaacatgacaagcagcaAGCGACTCTggttcttgagtgtcgtcaacgggaatacacgttggaaacttcacacctcgctcaacgccagcaagctactgccaatcttcccatcagttttaatatatcacatgcaagtaagttaatgccatcctttgtagaagcagaagttgatgtgttctttaccacctttgaaacccttgctaatcaactcagttggcctgtcgaccaatgggccacacttctcagagtccatcttacaggtagagctgcagtcacactcagtactttggcgtctgagaatgactactacactctgaaacaagcagtgttggacgcctacctcctctctactgaaagttatagaaggaaattccgtgaccacctgaaggcaagtaccactaccttcctcgagtttgctaacacgaaacggaggtatttcatgaaatggctggaagcagcacatgtctctacttttacagaactcgtcaacctgatgcttgttgaagaattcttgagacgtgtgccgcctcctgtccgcctctacttagcagataaagaagaaaccgactacctgaagtgtgctaagtcggctgacacttacagcctcatccaccggctgacacctgaaccatcctccagtaagaagtcgtggtacagttacgagaaggtgagccccgatcaagctggttcacaactgtactgcaagtattgtagactctatggacataccatagacaagtgtggtaagtctcaatacaagggaaccactgaccaacaacgacccaaaccaactcctcctaagtccggtaagcctgtgatgaatgttggtgttgatgttaatgatctttctcttttcagtaaccacctgtatactggaactgtctctgccaacggttcaaatccggagggacgtttcaaattgaagatcttgagggacacagcggctctacaatcgatcatcttgaagtcggctgtgcccaacatagtctacaccggggaaacggtcttcatcactgacctcactgctactactccataccctctcgccagagtccacctggattgtccctacgtgaacggggaagtccaagtcgccgtcagggaaaagccttttcccatgcctggagtgcaacttctcctaggcaacgacttggcagaagacctgcaaccaaccaacctgatcgtcatggacaaaccccaggtgtgtaactctgtgccaagtaaccctattcttgagtatgttccagcagaggttcaagagagtgatgatgtttctcctccggttctcgtgaccacccgtgcacaagccgcacgtccacagccagctgactctactgctaccgctgtccctcaagaccctcagaaactacccccgcatctgaccaagttggagttccgtaagttgcagagggaagatcttactttaacaccattgtttttccaggctgagactcaacccgacagtattcctgggttcttcctagagaacgacttgctctaccgcagatatagacccagtaaactgaaggaggaggacgattgggccaacaccgaacaacttgtgattcccaccagcctgcggcccactattctacacctggcccatggagcattctcccactacggcttcaacaagacttaccatgggattcgccaagactactactggccaggtatggtaaataacgtcaaacagtacgtaaaacagtgtcatacatgtcagatggcaggcaaaccgaacgtctccattcccagagcaccactgattcccatacaggtgcctgtggaacctttccacagactcataatagactgtgttggtcctttacctcggaccagttcaggtaacgcctacatcctaaccatcctgtgtcctaccaccagatttcccatagcagttccagtgaagaacatcacggctgctacggttatcaaacatctactgaagatcttcactcaatacggatttcccagggagattcaaagtgactgtggcaccaacttcaccagtgatctcttcaaaaggacactggaggagttcaacatcaaacaggtattgtccagcccctatcatcctgcttcacagggttctcttgaacgtagtcatcagaccatcaaagcactcttgaaaaagttttgtagtgaaacctcgaaggattgggataagcagattgacctaataatgtgtattttcagaagtctccccaatgagtccctaggagtatctccttatgagatgctctacggccgtaagtgccgtactccccttaaggctttcaaagactctctcagagatgccaccttcagtgagcatcagaatgtgccccagtttcttcaaaaccttcaacacattctagagagagtccaccgctttgctcatgataatctattgaaagcccagtgagaatgaagactcattacgaccagaccagcaaagtaagaaaattaaagccgggagacttcgtccttgcttatttccctatcccaggttcacctttacaaaacagattttcaggaccctactgcgtcaaagagtgcagaagcaacaacacatacgtcatagagactccagataggcggcggaagacccagctgtgccacgtcaacctcctgaagcaatataatggtactcctcccactgtcttgattaattgttctaccttcacagaaccctacatccacagtgagaccatcccggcttcttctcccgaaagcactgacaaggagtcggcgctttctaattccaaaatccttaatgatcttcccaaatgctttcaggataatactcgtgctcctatgccctcttctaattccactctcacctcgtcagataagccctacatcctccatgtcgacgccaatggtaccgacgatggtggtgtcgtgatgcagcaacaaggcgagaagaatacacctgtcagcgactactgctacaaggaacgacggaacaattggcaaggagctactcttcctcatcctgaagcttcagcacttcactccacacctgaaaagtgctcggtccaccatcaatacggaccacaccaccctacacctcctgcagcacgcccacttctcatctcaacgtcttctactatgggcttgctacctgcagaaattcaacctggagacacgctataccaagagtctgacaacatcttagcccatgatctctccagagtttatgaagtagaagcaactccatccattactccaccacataacgacgtacttcttccagaaccgcaggcttcgggggagagttgtgacgataatctccttcaagagattgagcctgctcttccctccaaaattacgtcttcacaattatataaaaagactatggaagaaatgtccaacaacaacgacaacaacaccagcaccagcaaggcttgccagggtgagcagaaacgtatgcatccagccacctgttcgaactccaaccaccaaactacccgttgatcgctacggctccgctgattggtcgccggtctggctgcacctgcactcgcccccaatactacctgatgtctggggtcgccccaacatcagtcctcagaatgttccgtgctttcgtagccagcactcctcccagctagactctagagtgtactgagagaggtggtggctttaagccaatattccagcacctcccacttaacttttgtgttgcacttcttattattttgccttaacgtaactttcattgtgtcatttaagtattcttattattttgattcattgattttattatacatatttgtttgtgcattattttcatgttttgatttatttaacgtaattaaaatttcattgttaaagttttacttgtgttttgtgtgtcttctccttaccttaccacagacgaagttccagtttttctatttttttttataactatgtgacgaggccatacccctagccttaaacagccgaacaccaacgcgttaccgtcacaatatatatatatatatatatatatatgtcgtacctagtagccagaactcactttttggcctactatgcaaggcccgatttgcctaataagccaagttttcctgaattaatatattttttctaatttttttcttacgaaatgataaagctacccatttcattatgtatgaggtcaatttttttttattggagttaaacttaacgtagatatatgaccgaacctaaccaaccctacctaacctaacctaacctatctttataggttaggtttggttaggtagccgaaaaacttaggttaggttaggtaggttaggtagtcgaaaaacaattaattcatgaaaacttggcttattaggcaaatcggcctatatatatatatatatatatatatatatatatatatatatatataatatatatatatatatatatatatatatatatatatatatatatatgtcaatgtcagaccacggaggaaaaatgaaacaggaatttccttaagtactttcgtatattaatacatcttcagaaggagaaggtgactccttctgaagatgtattaatatacgaaagtacttaaggaaattcctgtttcatttttcctccgtggtctgacattgtcacatttttaatcacgtgtttattttcgtgatatacacacacacacacatatatatatatatatatatatatatatatatatatatatatatatatatatatatatatatatatatatatatatatatatatatatatgtcgtacctagtagccagaacgcacttctcatcctactatccaaggcctgatttgcctaataagccaagttttcatgaattaattgtttttcgactacctaacctacctaacctaacctaacctaacctaactttttcggctacctaacccaacctaacctatagagataggagaggttaggttaggtagggttggttaggttcggtcatatatctacgttaattttaactccaataaaaaaaagtgacctaatacataatgaaatgagtagctttatcatttcaaaagaaaaaaaattgagaaaatatattaatttaggaaaacttggtttattaggcaaatcgggccttgcatagttggatgagaagtgcgttctggctactaggtacgacatatatatatatatatatatatatgaatgaaaactcacaccccagaagtgactcgaacccatactcccagaagcaacgcaactggtaactagttttcattcgcatatagtcctggggaccattcaggcttgttcgcatatatatatatattatatatatatatatatatatatatatatatatatatatatatatatatatatatatatatatatataaatatatatatatatgtcgtacctagtagccagaactcacttctcagcctactcagccacaacttgccaagacctcgtcttggcaagttgtgaaagacaggggtcttatgaagaccttggcaaaaccgacaactaatagcctacacctaaggacttttaacgcatttgacgtattagaggacgagtgctgtggtgaacctgttgttcaaagaggaggcaaagcaacgaggagcattgaagcgcaggtccctcaaactgctcgaaaggaaaagggagaatcgaagcgaattttggttgtgggagattcccaggtgaggtatttagacagaacgttttgtgccagagataggggaaacagattaagggtttgctatccgggagctggaattggtgatattgttggaaacatgaatgatattatgacgggaaatggaaacaaacccattatttgtattagtgcagggggtaatgatgttgggcgagttaggagtgaggaactaatacagagattcaggacagtcattgaattagttaggagcaagggag comes from Procambarus clarkii isolate CNS0578487 chromosome 55, FALCON_Pclarkii_2.0, whole genome shotgun sequence and encodes:
- the LOC138352929 gene encoding putative uncharacterized protein DDB_G0271982 → MKLKLELAKIEREQQREALEQQERAAAIRREEQEREAALRRDEQEREAALRRDEQEREAALRREEQEREITLREREAALRREEHEREVALLRERERVQLETKQRELEIQREHDKQQATLVLECRQREYTLETSHLAQRQQATANLPISFNISHASKLMPSFVEAEVDVFFTTFETLANQLSWPVDQWATLLRVHLTGRAAVTLSTLASENDYYTLKQAVLDAYLLSTESYRRKFRDHLKASTTTFLEFANTKRRYFMKWLEAAHVSTFTELVNLMLVEEFLRRVPPPVRLYLADKEETDYLKCAKSADTYSLIHRLTPEPSSSKKSWYSYEKVSPDQAGSQLYCKYCRLYGHTIDKCGKSQYKGTTDQQRPKPTPPKSG